The Paenibacillus mucilaginosus 3016 genome includes the window TGGCCAATGCCCTGCCGCTGAACAACCTGACCACCGGCCAGATCTCCGCCATGTTCCCTGTGCGGATCACGCCCGCCTCGTACGCCTTCTCGATCTGGGGGCTGGTCTATGCGCTGCTTGTGGCGTTCATTATCGTTCAGCTGTGGCCGGGCAAACGGAACCAGGAGGAAGTCCTCGGGGCGAACCCTTGGTTTCTTGTGAGCTGTTTCTTCAACTGCACCTGGATCCTGCTGTGGCATTACCTCTATACGGTGTCCTCCGTCTTTGCCATGCTGGGGCTGCTTTTCTCACTGATCGGGGCCTACGTGAATACGCGTCCGAACGGCTGGTCGCCGGACAGGGCGATCCGCTGGTTCGTGCAGCTGCCCTTCAGCGTCTACCTGGGCTGGATTACCGTTGCCTCCCTGGTTAACATCGCCATCGGACTCAAGCTGCTCGGCTGGGGCGGCTTCGGACTCTCTCCCGTGACCTGGACGGTGCTCGGCATCTTGACCGCTATGCTGCTCGGCCTGCTGGTCGGCTTCCGCTTCCGCGACCCGGCCTATGCCCTGGTCATCGCATGGGCCCTCGCAGCCGTGGGGGTCGCCAACCGGGCGGAAGCCGTTATCGCCTACAGCGCCTGGGGGGCAGCCGCTCTGCTCGCGGTCTTCGCCCTCTGGCTGCTCGCTTCCGGCGGTCTCTTGAAGGGCCATGACCGAGCCCGTCACTGAGCAACAGCACGCATGAAGAACCCTCAGCCTTCTAAAGGCTGGGGGCTTCATCGTAGGGTAGAGGACGCCAGCTGCCGAGTGGGATGACAATAAGGGAGGCCCCGGAAGGGGGTCTCCCTTATTGTTCTCGCCCATCAGCCCCGTCTCTACGACCGTCTGTGCACATGCGCGCCGCTGCGGCGGAGCAGATCGACGACTTCTTCGTAAGCCTCCGAACCGATATTCGCCGTCAGCACATACCTCAGCTCTCTGTCGTCTCTTCCATCCCCGTCGCGGTCGTGAAGAGCGTCATCCGCCGTGCGCAGGCCGACATAGGCTCCCGCTGCATCCGCGCCGGTATTCACCGCGCCGACTCCGCCCAGGTAGCCGGCTCCCGTCGCCGTTCCCGTCGTCCCGCCTGCCAGGGCAAACGGGAGCAGGAGCGGGACGCCCCGGTCCAGGGGCTCCGCAAGCTCGCCTACCTCAATGGAATCCACCGGGTAAGCCTGCAGCTTGATTCGTACGTCTTCCGCATCATTCTCGGTATGAAAGTAAGCTTCGATCGGAATCATCATCGTTCATCACTCCTTAAGGGAATTGGCTGTACCGCTGCTGATGCAGGTGCCGCTACATGTACCTTCTTTTACCCCAGTTTGTCCCTCTTCAAGCAGGACCATCCGGCTGCTCCCCGCACTCCCGCGGGAATAGCGCCCTTCCGTTCTTGGCACGCTAAAGCTGGAGGTGAATCATCATGACAGGACGCAACAGCAAACCGAAAAACCGCGGACCGGCCGGCCATCCGGGACGGCTCGACCAGTTCGGCGAGAAGCTCGCAGACGATACGGTGTCGCGGGAAGCCGCCGAAGCCTGCGATACGGACAAGCGCTCTTAAGGCTTTCGCTGCGCTGCCTTTCACGACGAACCCATTTTCCTCCCGCAATACCAAAAAACCGTCCGGCATTCCGGCGCTCCTGGCGCTGTGTGCGGACGGTTTTTGTGCAGCCTCTTGGAATTCCTCAGACTTGTCTGGCTTCGAGCCTCTTGGCGAGAATGGACAGCGCATAGTTCACTACAAAGTAGATGAGTGCCCCGAGAATGAAGATCGGGATGACCCAGTTGGCGTTCTTCGCGGCGATCAGCTGCATGTGGTGCGTCAGCTCAGCCAGCACGATCACTGTGGCCAGGGAGGTATCCTTGAGCAGCGAGATGAACTGGCTGACCATTGGAGGCACCATACGGCGCATCGCCTGAGGCAGCAGGATATACCAGAGCGCCTGTACGTAAGTCAGACCCGACGAGCGTGCCGCCTCCATCTGGCCCCTCTCGATCGACTGCAGTCCGCTTCGGACAATCTCCGAGATCATCGCCGCCTCGAAGACGGTAAGGGCTACAATCGCCGCATATTCCGCATTCTGGAACACCTTGAGACCTGCCTCAGGCAGCGCGAACCGGGTGAAGAAGATGATGAGCAGCAGCGGCAGATTCCGGACGATTTCTACCAAGACGGCCAGCACCTGCGCCACCACCGGAATGCGCGCGAAACGGAGCGTTCCCACAAGGGAGCCGATCAGGAAGGCGAAGATGGTGGAGAAGAAGGCCACTTTGAGAGTTACATACAGCCCCTGCATCAAAAACCGCATATTCTCCGGTGCATAAGCTCCGGTAAAGTCCATGGGGGTTCCTCCTTTCCTCTGGTCTTAGCGTGCAAGCCGTTTCTCCAGATAGCGTACGCCGAAGGAGATCGGAATGGTAAGTACAAGATAGAACATCGCTACGAAAATATACACGCTGAAGGTGACGAAGACCTGGGATGAAATGATATCGCCGAAGTACATGAGATCGAGCCCCGCCACCACACCGAGGACGGAGGAATTTTTGACGAGGTTCAGGAACTGGTTGCCGAGCGGCGGAATCACGATCCGCAGCGCCTGCGGCAGAATAATGTAGCGCATGGTCTGGATGTAGGTCAGACCGGAGGAGCGTCCCGCTTCCATCTGCCCCTTCGGCACAGCCTGGATGCCCGCCCGGATCGCTTCAGCGATGAACGCCGAGGTATAGATGGAGAGAGCAAGGGTACCGGCCACGAAGCCGTCGATGAAGGACAGCCCGAAATTCGGACCCGCAAGAAAAATGAGCAGTACAATAAGCAGCAGCGGAATGTTCCGCAAAAACTCGACATAAGCGGCGCCGAACCAGTTCAGCGGCTTGACCGGCGAGATCCGGAAGACGGCGATGACCGCACCCAGTATAAAGCTGGCGACCAAAGCGATCAGACTCGCCTTCACCGTGTTGCCGAACCCCTGCATGTAGGTGTCCCAATGCTCGAATAAGATATTCCACTGGAGTAAGCTCTCCACGTTCTTCCTCCCCCTCCCTATGTATCCTGATCCTCCCCTATGTAAGGAGAAAAGGTAGGACGAAGCCCGGATCCCGGGTCCATCCTACCCCATATTGCAGTCCGGTTTCTGTTATTTCGCCGGCTTTTCCCCGATCCACTGTTCGTACAGCTTGTCGTATTCTCCGCTGGCCTTCATGTCGCTGAGGAACGTGTTGACGTACTTCACAAACTCCGCGTCGCCCTTCTTGATCGCCATGCCGTAAGGCTCATCCGTGAATGTGCCGCCGACGACCTCGAAGTTCGGATCCTGCTTCACCATACCGTAGAGAATCGCGTTGTCCGTAGTCAGCGCGTCGCCCTGGCCCGCTTTGAGCGCGGTGAAGGCATCCTGGTAGTTGTCGAACTCGAGAACCGTTGCGTCCGGAGCCTTGGCCTTGACATTCGCGCCGGAGGTGGCGCCTTTGACCGCAAGCACTTTATTGCCCTTCTTGAGATCCGTGACGGACTTGATCGGGCTGCCTTTCTTCACGAGCAGGGACTGGCCGGCCTTGAAGTAGACGTCCGTGAAGTCAACCTGCTTCTTGCGCTCTTCGTTGATCGTCATCGTCGCGATGATGATGTCGATCTCGCCCTGGTTCAGCATCGGAATCCGCGTCTTCGACGTGACTTCCTTCAGCTCCAGCTTGCTCTCGTCGCCGAAGATCTTCTTCGCGAGCGCCTTCGCCATGTCAATGTCAAAGCCT containing:
- a CDS encoding amino acid ABC transporter permease, which gives rise to MDFTGAYAPENMRFLMQGLYVTLKVAFFSTIFAFLIGSLVGTLRFARIPVVAQVLAVLVEIVRNLPLLLIIFFTRFALPEAGLKVFQNAEYAAIVALTVFEAAMISEIVRSGLQSIERGQMEAARSSGLTYVQALWYILLPQAMRRMVPPMVSQFISLLKDTSLATVIVLAELTHHMQLIAAKNANWVIPIFILGALIYFVVNYALSILAKRLEARQV
- a CDS encoding amino acid ABC transporter permease, whose amino-acid sequence is MQGFGNTVKASLIALVASFILGAVIAVFRISPVKPLNWFGAAYVEFLRNIPLLLIVLLIFLAGPNFGLSFIDGFVAGTLALSIYTSAFIAEAIRAGIQAVPKGQMEAGRSSGLTYIQTMRYIILPQALRIVIPPLGNQFLNLVKNSSVLGVVAGLDLMYFGDIISSQVFVTFSVYIFVAMFYLVLTIPISFGVRYLEKRLAR
- a CDS encoding transporter substrate-binding domain-containing protein, which codes for MMKNKWVSIGMTLCLVPALLVGCGTKTNETSQGAGGGTPAADTTKPADSTAPAGGGALEAIKARGKLVAGVKYDTKLFGLKDPATNKVEGFDIDMAKALAKKIFGDESKLELKEVTSKTRIPMLNQGEIDIIIATMTINEERKKQVDFTDVYFKAGQSLLVKKGSPIKSVTDLKKGNKVLAVKGATSGANVKAKAPDATVLEFDNYQDAFTALKAGQGDALTTDNAILYGMVKQDPNFEVVGGTFTDEPYGMAIKKGDAEFVKYVNTFLSDMKASGEYDKLYEQWIGEKPAK